One genomic segment of Amycolatopsis sp. Hca4 includes these proteins:
- a CDS encoding NUDIX hydrolase yields MVGGAGLIIRDARDRVLLVHTTYGDQEWELPGGGLEPGEWPSDGAVREVREEIGVEARAGRLLANDLVPYTLPDGQPALLTNWLFDGGVIDPVRIRPDHVEIDEARFCDREEYPQLLPEHMARRVDQCFEALRTGRALCLHQGHLP; encoded by the coding sequence ATGGTCGGCGGCGCGGGCTTGATCATTCGCGACGCGCGCGATCGTGTCCTGCTGGTGCACACCACCTACGGCGACCAGGAGTGGGAGCTTCCCGGCGGCGGGCTGGAGCCCGGCGAGTGGCCGTCGGACGGGGCGGTACGCGAGGTTCGCGAGGAGATCGGTGTCGAGGCTAGGGCAGGGCGGCTGCTTGCCAACGACCTCGTTCCCTACACCCTCCCGGACGGCCAGCCGGCGTTACTGACCAACTGGCTGTTTGACGGCGGTGTCATCGACCCCGTCCGGATCCGGCCAGACCACGTCGAGATCGACGAGGCACGCTTCTGCGACCGCGAGGAATACCCCCAGCTGCTCCCTGAGCACATGGCTCGCCGCGTCGACCAATGCTTCGAAGCCCTGCGAACTGGGCGGGCCCTGTGCCTGCACCAGGGACATCTGCCTTAG